The segment CTGGTCGAGGCGCGACCGAACGCCCGTTGGTCATTGGATTTCGTCCACGACCAGTTCGCCAGCGGCCAGCGCTTCCGGGTGCTCAACGTGGTCGACGATGTGACCCGAGAGTGTCTCGCCGCCATCCCGGACACTTCGATTTCGGGGCGCCGGGTCGCGCGCGAACTGACGGCACTGATCGAACGCCGCGGCAAACCCGGAATGATTGTCAGCGACAACGTCCTATGTCAGGAAAATCTGGCTGCTTAGGTCAGCAGGTCGTGTGGCATCCGGCTGTCCGGATACCCTGATAAGGTTGCCCAGACGGGCTCTGCCGTCAAGAAATGATCTCATCCATAGCAAACACAGGGTACGCGCGCTGGCGGCCCTCACCGTCCTTAATACGAGATCCCAAATCCCAAGCAGAAGGCCCGAACATTATCTACGAGGTCAGATTGACTGCCTCCACGGCTCAGTCAGAGAGAGGTCCTTCCGCCTGGGCTCACCCCCTCGAAGAAGGGGCGATAGGGTTCGCCGTGATTGACCACAGCGTGTACGGTGCGCGCCATCTTGGCCGCGATCGCGGTGTAGGCCTTGCGGCGCAGATGAGCGTTGTGTCGGTCTTTCGAGATGTAGCGTTCGAACTTGTCCCGAAAGCTGTTGGTCTTTGTCTGGACCGCCGTCTGGCCGGCCATCCATAGCGTGCGGCGCAGCCGGGCATTGCCGTACTTCGAGATCCGGCTCTGCCCGCGAAACATGCCGGACTGCACGGTGGCAAGATCCATGCCGCAGAACTTCAGGAACTGCCGATGATGCCGAAATCGGCGTAGGTCACCGGCCTCGGCCAAGATGGTCATGGCATTGATCGGACCAATGCCGGGGATGGTTGTCAGTAGCTGATAATCCGGCAGATCGGAGAGCAGCGCGACCGCCCGGGCCTCGATCTCGTTGCGCTGGCGGACGAGGCTTCTACCTTCGGAAAGGACCAGGCGGAACATGCGAACGGCGTCGGAATCCGGTTCCACGGGCAATCCAACAGAGTTGACCGCCGTAGCGTAAATATCTGAAAGCAGGCGCTCCTTGGCGACCTTCCTGCCCACCACCTGCCAAGCGTCTGCGATGAAGGTTTCCTGGCTCATGGCCGTGATCATCGTCGGTGTCGGATACTTCTCGAGGAAGGCCAGGAACCAATCGGTTCGTGAGCTTCGGTGAAACCGTTCGGCCTCTGGGAAATAGAGCGGCAGGTAATGGGTCAGGATGCGGTGCCAGAGCTCGGTCTTCGAGCGTGAAACGATCTCGTGCGTCTTTGACAATTCCTGGATGTCGGCGGTCCCGACGACCAGCGGATCATGAAAGAACTGCACGGCGCCAATCTCCAGCATGTGCAGGATGACCTGGGCATCCTTCGGGTCGTTCTTGTCCCAACTGTTGTGCAGGGCCTCGCGCGTCCGGGCGAGCCCGACAGAAGGGATGAGCTTCAAGTCAAACCCGGCCTGCCCGAGATGATGTGCCAGTGGCCTGTGATAGTTGCCGGTCGCCTCGAACCCGACCCGCACAGGCAGGCCGTAGCTGGCCAGGCTCGCGGACAAGCGCTGGAAGTCTTCCAACGTGTTCATGATCGTCATGCGACGACGGCGCTTCTTGCCCGGTACCTCGATCAAGACCTCGTGGCGGTGCTTGGAAATGTCGATGGCGACAAGCACAGTCGCAGCAGTAGAATGGTTGGCGGGCATAGCCGGT is part of the Paracoccus seriniphilus genome and harbors:
- a CDS encoding IS110 family transposase, translated to MPANHSTAATVLVAIDISKHRHEVLIEVPGKKRRRRMTIMNTLEDFQRLSASLASYGLPVRVGFEATGNYHRPLAHHLGQAGFDLKLIPSVGLARTREALHNSWDKNDPKDAQVILHMLEIGAVQFFHDPLVVGTADIQELSKTHEIVSRSKTELWHRILTHYLPLYFPEAERFHRSSRTDWFLAFLEKYPTPTMITAMSQETFIADAWQVVGRKVAKERLLSDIYATAVNSVGLPVEPDSDAVRMFRLVLSEGRSLVRQRNEIEARAVALLSDLPDYQLLTTIPGIGPINAMTILAEAGDLRRFRHHRQFLKFCGMDLATVQSGMFRGQSRISKYGNARLRRTLWMAGQTAVQTKTNSFRDKFERYISKDRHNAHLRRKAYTAIAAKMARTVHAVVNHGEPYRPFFEGVSPGGRTSL